One window of Futiania mangrovi genomic DNA carries:
- a CDS encoding acyl-CoA dehydrogenase family protein, with protein MDFELSEEQQIFRDAVRGLARRHLPEGALARAHSDRFDFDVARLLADAGLMGITIPEADGGQGGTLMDAVIAIEEVAAACPRSADVIQAGNFGAIRTLAEYATPDQKERYLKPLLKGETLIGLGMSEPGAGSAVTDLATTATPDGKGYRLNGGKVFTSHSAEADIFLIYCRFGPGVGGIGSVMVERGAEGFTQGKPVHYMNDEAWCALYFDNVYVPPEDVLLGPGGFKKQIQGFNAERIGNTARSLALGRYAYEAAREHVLHREQFGRPLADFQGIQWKFAEMKIRLDAGQLLLYRAATRADRGLPSAEDTSIAKAFCNRAGFDIANEALQCMGGGGYCRDSLVEYCFRKTRGWMIAGGSNEMMLNRIAEHVFDRRFSQRPPKPAGKA; from the coding sequence ATGGATTTCGAACTCAGCGAAGAACAGCAGATCTTCCGCGACGCCGTGCGCGGGCTTGCCCGGCGCCACCTGCCGGAGGGGGCGCTGGCGCGTGCACATTCCGACCGCTTCGACTTCGACGTGGCGCGCCTGCTGGCGGACGCCGGCCTCATGGGCATCACGATCCCGGAGGCGGACGGAGGTCAGGGCGGCACGCTGATGGACGCGGTCATCGCCATCGAGGAGGTGGCCGCCGCCTGCCCGCGCAGCGCCGACGTGATCCAGGCCGGCAATTTCGGCGCGATCCGCACGCTCGCCGAATATGCGACGCCCGACCAGAAAGAGCGTTACCTGAAGCCGCTTCTGAAGGGCGAGACGCTGATCGGCCTCGGCATGTCGGAGCCGGGCGCGGGCTCTGCCGTCACCGACCTCGCGACGACCGCGACGCCCGACGGCAAGGGCTACCGCCTCAATGGCGGAAAGGTGTTCACCAGCCACTCGGCGGAGGCCGACATCTTCCTGATCTACTGCCGCTTCGGGCCGGGCGTGGGCGGCATCGGCTCGGTCATGGTCGAGCGCGGCGCGGAGGGGTTCACGCAAGGAAAGCCCGTCCACTACATGAACGACGAGGCGTGGTGCGCGCTCTATTTCGACAATGTGTACGTGCCGCCGGAGGACGTGCTGCTGGGCCCAGGCGGCTTCAAGAAGCAGATCCAGGGCTTCAACGCCGAGCGGATCGGCAACACGGCGCGCTCGCTGGCGCTCGGCCGCTATGCCTACGAGGCGGCGCGCGAGCACGTCCTGCACCGGGAGCAGTTCGGCCGCCCGCTCGCCGACTTCCAGGGCATCCAGTGGAAGTTCGCGGAAATGAAGATCCGGCTCGACGCCGGGCAGTTGCTGCTCTACCGCGCCGCGACCAGGGCCGACCGGGGCCTGCCGTCGGCGGAGGACACCTCCATCGCCAAGGCGTTCTGCAACCGCGCGGGCTTCGACATCGCCAACGAGGCGCTGCAGTGCATGGGCGGCGGCGGCTATTGCCGGGATTCGCTCGTCGAATACTGCTTCCGCAAGACGCGCGGCTGGATGATCGCGGGCGGATCGAACGAGATGATGCTGAACCGCATCGCCGAGCACGTGTTCGACCGCCGCTTTTCGCAGCGCCCGCCGAAGCCCGCGGGCAAGGCATGA